One window of Oscillibacter hominis genomic DNA carries:
- the nadD gene encoding nicotinate (nicotinamide) nucleotide adenylyltransferase — MRIGVYGGTFNPPHLGHITAAKAVFELLKLDRLLLIPAREPPHKVLPAGSPTAGQRLELTRLAADQMGLGGNVQVLDIELRREGKSYTSDTLEQLHAQYPDAEFWLLMGTDMFLTFQAWRDPAKILGLAGIAAFGRTQSDTRELFLVQQDYLHRTYPDARIFTLTLPHVVEISSTELREELGRGGGQQYLPPAVYGYILRQGLYGTAADLKHLTPEQLRPVALSYLKHKRIPHVLGTEQEAVRLAERYGADVKMAREAALLHDCTKKLDTEEQLELCSRYGVELDELERNALKLMHAKTGAAVAKYVFGEPEEVVEAIRWHTTGKAGMSVLEKVLYLADYIEPNRDFPGVEELRQACYRSLDEGLLMGLQMTADEMNQRGNPIHKNTLEALSELKGKNGRG, encoded by the coding sequence ATGCGTATCGGTGTCTATGGCGGAACCTTCAATCCGCCCCATCTGGGCCATATCACCGCGGCAAAGGCGGTTTTCGAGCTGTTGAAGCTGGACCGGCTGCTGCTGATTCCGGCCAGGGAGCCGCCCCACAAGGTGCTGCCTGCTGGCAGCCCCACGGCTGGCCAGCGGCTGGAGCTGACACGGCTGGCCGCCGATCAGATGGGCCTTGGCGGCAATGTCCAGGTGCTGGATATCGAGCTGCGCCGGGAGGGGAAAAGCTATACCAGCGACACCCTGGAGCAGCTCCATGCGCAGTACCCGGACGCTGAGTTTTGGCTTTTGATGGGGACGGATATGTTTTTGACCTTCCAGGCCTGGCGGGACCCGGCCAAGATACTGGGCCTTGCCGGGATCGCCGCGTTTGGCCGCACCCAGTCCGATACCAGGGAGCTCTTCCTGGTGCAGCAGGACTACCTGCACCGCACCTATCCGGATGCAAGGATTTTTACCCTGACGCTGCCCCACGTGGTGGAGATATCCTCCACCGAGCTGCGGGAGGAGCTGGGCCGGGGCGGCGGCCAGCAGTACCTGCCCCCAGCGGTGTACGGTTACATCCTGCGCCAGGGCCTTTACGGCACCGCCGCGGATTTAAAGCACCTGACGCCGGAGCAGCTGCGGCCGGTGGCGCTGAGTTATCTCAAGCACAAGCGTATCCCCCATGTGTTGGGTACGGAGCAGGAGGCGGTCCGGCTGGCGGAGCGCTATGGGGCGGATGTGAAAATGGCCCGGGAGGCCGCGCTGCTTCATGACTGCACCAAAAAGTTGGATACCGAAGAACAGCTGGAGCTGTGCAGCCGCTACGGCGTGGAACTGGACGAGCTGGAACGCAACGCACTGAAGCTGATGCATGCCAAGACCGGGGCGGCCGTTGCCAAGTACGTGTTCGGCGAGCCGGAGGAGGTGGTGGAGGCCATCCGCTGGCACACCACCGGAAAAGCGGGGATGAGCGTGCTGGAAAAGGTGCTGTATCTGGCAGATTACATTGAACCCAACCGGGATTTCCCCGGGGTGGAGGAGCTTCGCCAGGCCTGCTACCGCAGCCTGGACGAGGGATTGCTGATGGGATTGCAGATGACGGCGGATGAGATGAACCAGCGGGGCAACCCCATCCATAAAAATACGCTGGAAGCGCTCAGCGAGCTGAAAGGAAAGAACGGGCGTGGATAA
- a CDS encoding LCP family glycopolymer transferase has product MDKYQGKRVGQSSPKGPKRKLTKKQKWMVAGAAVLTVALALLIAYMLLFVRPEVPGAGKQEKDPENPVSSEEGVQPKATGERKSKDYYTILVLGRDTGGGGNCDTMMLASYDVTNQKMTVMNIPRDTMVNVSWDVKKINSVYNFYGGGEKGIDALYKEISQLVGFVPDYRVIVEWEAVGKLVDAMDGVYFEVPRDMDYEDPYQDLSIHIKKGYQKLTGEQAMGVVRFRDGKNGYNNGDIGRIETQQNFLKAVISQLLQVKNLTKIEKFAKIFTECVETDLTWQNLFWFGKSAIVGGLSMDNVNFVTMPYKGVYAWSRSYHQNLSYVVPVADELLELVNNSLSPYLEPSKMSELDIMYVNSDGSIGSTTGRVEDTKAAVPPTSYGGGSTKPETGGETTVPPETGGEATPPETGGETVPPETGGETTPPETGGETTPPESGGETTPPESGGETTPPETGGETVPPESGGETTPPDTSGEVMVPPSTGGIDNWPVPGEPTQPAQSAGTPADSMAA; this is encoded by the coding sequence GTGGATAAATACCAAGGCAAGAGGGTGGGTCAGAGTAGTCCCAAGGGACCAAAGAGAAAACTGACCAAAAAACAGAAGTGGATGGTGGCGGGTGCCGCGGTGCTGACGGTGGCGCTGGCGCTGCTGATCGCCTACATGCTGCTCTTTGTGAGGCCGGAAGTACCCGGGGCGGGCAAGCAGGAAAAGGATCCGGAGAACCCGGTGAGCTCGGAGGAGGGCGTGCAGCCCAAGGCCACAGGGGAGCGCAAGTCCAAGGACTATTACACCATCCTGGTGCTGGGCCGGGACACCGGCGGCGGCGGCAACTGCGACACGATGATGCTGGCGTCCTATGATGTGACCAATCAGAAGATGACGGTGATGAACATTCCCCGCGACACCATGGTGAACGTCTCCTGGGACGTGAAAAAGATCAACTCCGTCTACAACTTCTACGGCGGCGGGGAAAAGGGCATCGACGCGCTCTACAAGGAGATTTCCCAGCTGGTGGGCTTTGTACCCGATTACCGGGTGATCGTGGAGTGGGAAGCCGTGGGCAAGCTGGTGGATGCCATGGACGGCGTATATTTTGAAGTGCCCCGGGACATGGATTATGAGGACCCCTACCAGGATTTGTCCATCCACATCAAAAAGGGCTATCAGAAGCTCACCGGCGAGCAGGCCATGGGCGTGGTCCGGTTCCGCGACGGGAAAAATGGGTATAATAACGGCGACATCGGCCGCATCGAAACCCAGCAGAATTTCCTCAAGGCCGTGATTTCCCAGCTGCTCCAGGTGAAGAACCTGACAAAAATTGAAAAGTTTGCTAAAATCTTTACCGAGTGCGTGGAGACGGACCTGACCTGGCAGAACCTCTTCTGGTTCGGCAAATCCGCCATTGTGGGCGGGCTCTCCATGGACAACGTGAATTTCGTCACCATGCCCTATAAGGGGGTGTATGCCTGGAGCCGCAGCTACCACCAGAATCTCTCCTATGTGGTGCCGGTGGCCGACGAGCTCCTCGAGCTGGTCAACAACTCCCTGAGCCCCTATTTGGAGCCCTCCAAGATGTCCGAACTGGACATCATGTACGTCAACTCCGACGGCAGCATCGGTTCCACCACCGGACGGGTGGAGGACACCAAGGCTGCTGTCCCGCCCACCTCCTACGGCGGCGGGTCCACGAAGCCGGAGACTGGCGGCGAGACGACCGTGCCTCCTGAAACGGGTGGTGAGGCCACGCCGCCGGAAACGGGCGGGGAGACGGTGCCGCCCGAGACAGGAGGGGAGACCACGCCTCCGGAGACAGGTGGCGAGACCACGCCGCCGGAAAGTGGTGGTGAAACCACACCTCCGGAAAGTGGCGGTGAGACTACTCCCCCGGAAACGGGCGGGGAGACGGTGCCGCCCGAAAGCGGCGGCGAGACCACGCCGCCGGACACAAGCGGGGAGGTCATGGTGCCTCCCTCCACCGGCGGGATCGACAATTGGCCGGTGCCCGGCGAACCCACACAGCCGGCCCAGTCCGCGGGAACTCCGGCGGATTCCATGGCCGCATAG
- the rsfS gene encoding ribosome silencing factor, with product MTPKEIALTAAAALDSKKGGDIKVLEITDLTTLVDYFVIATGTSNTQISALCGAVEEKLTAQGEEPLHREGYRDGTWVLLDYGSVAIHVFSEEAREFYSLERLWSDGKEVDLTGVLTKE from the coding sequence ATGACCCCGAAAGAAATCGCACTGACTGCCGCCGCTGCATTGGACAGTAAGAAGGGCGGAGACATCAAAGTACTTGAGATTACAGACCTGACCACTCTGGTGGATTATTTCGTCATTGCCACCGGTACCTCCAACACCCAGATCTCCGCCTTGTGCGGCGCCGTGGAGGAGAAGCTGACCGCCCAGGGGGAGGAGCCTCTGCACCGGGAGGGCTACCGGGACGGCACCTGGGTGCTGTTGGACTACGGCAGCGTGGCAATCCATGTGTTCTCCGAGGAAGCCAGGGAATTCTATTCCCTGGAGCGGCTCTGGAGCGACGGCAAAGAGGTGGATTTGACCGGCGTGCTGACAAAAGAGTAA
- a CDS encoding XTP/dITP diphosphatase, which yields MKFVLASRNPGKLTELALTLKELGVEIVLQSDLGLDVEVEETGTTFAENAKLKAEAVCSASGLPAIADDSGLCVDALGGAPGVYTARYGGEGLDDRGRYMLLLNSLRGQTNRSAHFCSAIACAFPNGDLLEAEGECCGTIAFAPMGDQGFGYDPVFFVPELRKTFAQVSREEKAAISHRGKALRAFAAELGEYLKKQEK from the coding sequence ATGAAATTTGTACTTGCTTCCCGGAATCCGGGGAAATTGACGGAACTGGCGCTGACGCTGAAGGAGCTTGGAGTGGAGATCGTCCTCCAGTCCGACCTGGGATTGGACGTGGAGGTGGAAGAGACAGGCACCACCTTTGCGGAAAATGCAAAGCTGAAGGCGGAGGCTGTATGCAGTGCCTCGGGACTGCCGGCCATTGCGGATGATTCCGGACTGTGCGTGGACGCGCTGGGCGGTGCGCCCGGGGTGTATACCGCCCGTTACGGCGGGGAGGGCCTGGACGACCGGGGCCGCTATATGCTGCTTTTGAATTCCCTCCGGGGCCAGACCAACCGCTCGGCCCACTTCTGCTCCGCCATTGCCTGCGCCTTCCCCAATGGGGACCTTTTGGAGGCGGAGGGGGAGTGCTGCGGCACCATCGCCTTTGCGCCTATGGGGGATCAGGGCTTTGGCTATGACCCGGTGTTTTTTGTGCCGGAACTGCGCAAGACCTTTGCCCAGGTGAGCCGGGAGGAGAAGGCGGCCATTTCCCACAGGGGGAAGGCGCTGAGGGCCTTTGCGGCGGAATTGGGCGAATATTTGAAGAAACAGGAGAAATAA
- the rpsU gene encoding 30S ribosomal protein S21 codes for MSEVHVKENESIDSALKRFKRSCAKAGVLAEVRKREHYESPSVKRRKKSEAARKNRNKKFY; via the coding sequence ATGTCTGAAGTCCATGTGAAGGAAAATGAATCGATTGACAGCGCGTTGAAGCGGTTTAAGCGCAGCTGCGCAAAGGCCGGCGTTCTGGCGGAAGTCCGCAAGAGAGAGCACTATGAGAGCCCCAGCGTGAAGCGTCGCAAGAAGTCTGAGGCAGCCCGTAAAAATCGGAATAAGAAGTTTTATTAA
- the leuS gene encoding leucine--tRNA ligase — translation MKYDFTAIEKKWQEKWLKEKTFAAVNGDASRPKFYGLVEFPYPSGQGLHVGHARPYTAMDVVARKKRMDGYNVLFPIGYDAFGLPTENYAVKNHIHPAKVTHDNVANFRKQLQMLGYSFDWDREVNTTDPDYYKWTQWIFLQLYKKGLAYKASMPVNWCTSCKIVLANEEVVEGVCERCGGEVIRKEKSQWMLAITKYADRLIDDLDGLDFIERVKIQQKNWIGRSEGTEVDFTTTSGDTMTVYTTRCDTLFGVTYMVLSPEHPFLEKWKDQLKNWKEVEAYREEAARKSDFERSELNKEKTGVRLQGVAAVNPVNNTEIPIYVSDYVLMSYGTGAVMGVPGHDQRDWEFATKFGIPIVEVVKGGDVTKEAFALKDDTGIMVNSGFLNGLTVKQAIPAMKEWVTKQGIGHPKTNYKLRDWVFSRQRYWGEPIPLVNCPKCGWVPLPETELPLLLPEVDSYEVTDTGESPLAKMTDWVNTTCPCCGGPAKRETDTMPQWAGSSWYFLRYMDPHNDKALASKEALDYWSPVDWYNGGMEHTTLHLLYSRFWHKFLYDIGVAPTCEPYAKRTSHGMILGEGGEKMSKSRGNVVNPNDIVDQFGADTMRTYIMFIGDFEKAAAWSTQAVKGCKRFLDRVWNLAEACTDSLEHTPKHEAAIHKAIKKVSDDIEAMKFNTAIAAMMALVNDFYADGCTRGDVKTLLLLLSPFAPHMAEEMWENLGFAAAEGKMACQMPWPTYDAAKTVAASVEMAVQVNGKLKGTVIVPTDSEEQDVVNAALAVERVAKAVENGTIVKTILVKNKLVNLIVKG, via the coding sequence ATGAAATACGATTTCACAGCGATTGAGAAAAAGTGGCAGGAGAAGTGGCTGAAGGAAAAGACCTTCGCCGCGGTCAACGGCGATGCCTCCCGGCCCAAGTTCTACGGCCTGGTGGAATTCCCCTACCCCTCCGGCCAGGGGCTCCATGTGGGACATGCCCGGCCCTACACCGCTATGGATGTGGTGGCCCGGAAAAAGCGGATGGACGGCTACAACGTCCTCTTTCCCATCGGCTACGACGCCTTTGGCCTGCCCACGGAGAACTACGCGGTCAAAAACCACATCCATCCCGCCAAAGTGACCCACGACAATGTGGCAAACTTCCGCAAGCAGCTCCAGATGCTGGGCTATTCCTTTGACTGGGACCGGGAGGTCAACACCACCGACCCGGACTACTACAAGTGGACCCAGTGGATTTTCCTCCAGCTCTATAAGAAGGGCCTGGCCTATAAGGCCTCCATGCCCGTGAACTGGTGCACCTCCTGCAAAATCGTCCTGGCCAACGAAGAAGTGGTGGAGGGCGTGTGCGAGCGCTGCGGCGGCGAGGTCATCCGCAAGGAGAAGAGCCAGTGGATGCTGGCCATCACCAAGTACGCCGACCGCCTGATCGACGATCTGGACGGCCTGGACTTCATCGAGCGGGTCAAGATCCAGCAGAAGAACTGGATCGGCCGCAGCGAGGGCACCGAGGTGGACTTTACCACCACCTCCGGCGACACCATGACCGTCTACACCACCCGCTGCGACACCCTCTTCGGCGTCACCTACATGGTGCTCTCCCCGGAGCACCCCTTCCTGGAAAAGTGGAAGGACCAGCTGAAGAACTGGAAGGAAGTGGAGGCTTACCGGGAGGAGGCCGCCCGTAAGTCCGACTTTGAGCGCAGTGAGCTCAACAAGGAAAAGACCGGCGTGCGCCTTCAAGGCGTGGCAGCGGTCAATCCGGTGAACAACACCGAAATCCCCATCTATGTCTCCGATTACGTGCTGATGAGCTACGGCACCGGCGCCGTGATGGGCGTGCCTGGCCACGACCAGCGCGACTGGGAGTTTGCCACCAAGTTCGGCATCCCCATCGTGGAGGTGGTGAAGGGCGGCGATGTCACCAAGGAGGCCTTTGCGCTGAAGGACGATACCGGCATCATGGTCAATTCCGGATTTTTGAACGGCTTGACGGTGAAGCAGGCCATCCCCGCCATGAAGGAGTGGGTTACCAAGCAGGGCATCGGCCATCCCAAGACCAATTACAAGCTCCGGGACTGGGTCTTCTCCCGCCAGCGCTACTGGGGCGAACCCATCCCCCTGGTCAACTGCCCCAAGTGCGGCTGGGTGCCCCTGCCGGAGACGGAGCTGCCGCTGCTGCTGCCGGAGGTGGATTCCTATGAGGTCACCGACACCGGCGAGAGCCCTCTGGCCAAGATGACCGACTGGGTCAATACCACCTGCCCCTGCTGCGGCGGGCCGGCCAAGCGGGAAACGGACACCATGCCCCAGTGGGCCGGGTCCAGCTGGTATTTCCTGCGCTATATGGATCCCCACAACGATAAGGCCCTGGCCTCCAAGGAGGCGCTGGACTATTGGTCCCCCGTGGACTGGTACAACGGCGGCATGGAGCACACCACGCTGCATCTGCTCTACAGCCGCTTCTGGCACAAGTTCCTCTACGACATTGGCGTGGCGCCCACCTGCGAGCCCTATGCCAAGCGCACCAGCCACGGCATGATCCTGGGTGAGGGCGGCGAAAAGATGTCCAAGTCCAGGGGCAATGTGGTGAATCCCAACGACATTGTGGATCAGTTCGGCGCCGACACCATGCGCACCTATATCATGTTTATCGGCGACTTTGAAAAGGCCGCGGCCTGGTCCACCCAGGCGGTGAAGGGCTGCAAGCGCTTTTTGGACCGCGTGTGGAACCTGGCCGAGGCGTGCACCGATTCTCTGGAGCACACGCCCAAGCACGAGGCCGCGATCCACAAGGCCATTAAGAAGGTCTCCGACGACATCGAGGCTATGAAGTTCAACACCGCCATCGCGGCGATGATGGCGCTGGTCAACGACTTCTACGCCGACGGCTGCACCAGAGGCGACGTGAAGACGCTGCTGCTGCTCCTCTCTCCCTTTGCGCCCCACATGGCGGAGGAGATGTGGGAGAACCTGGGCTTTGCTGCCGCCGAGGGCAAAATGGCCTGCCAGATGCCCTGGCCCACCTATGACGCCGCGAAGACCGTGGCTGCCTCGGTGGAGATGGCGGTGCAGGTCAACGGCAAGCTCAAAGGCACGGTGATCGTGCCCACCGACAGCGAAGAGCAGGATGTGGTGAACGCGGCCCTTGCTGTGGAGCGGGTGGCCAAGGCCGTGGAAAACGGAACGATCGTAAAGACCATCTTGGTGAAAAACAAGCTGGTCAACCTGATCGTCAAGGGATAA
- the yhbY gene encoding ribosome assembly RNA-binding protein YhbY gives MELTSKQRAQLRGLANGEDVIVHIGKDGITENLVKQADGALEARELIKCRVLENSMYTAREACEELARMTHSEQVQVIGSKFVLYRQNRDKNKRKIQLVKAVSKPL, from the coding sequence ATGGAACTGACAAGTAAGCAGAGGGCCCAGCTGCGGGGCCTGGCCAACGGGGAGGATGTGATCGTCCACATCGGCAAGGACGGCATTACCGAGAACCTGGTCAAGCAGGCGGACGGAGCCCTGGAGGCAAGGGAGCTCATCAAGTGCCGGGTGCTGGAAAACTCCATGTATACGGCCCGGGAGGCCTGTGAAGAGCTCGCCCGGATGACGCACAGCGAGCAGGTGCAGGTCATCGGCAGCAAATTTGTGCTATACCGGCAGAACCGGGACAAGAACAAACGGAAAATCCAGTTGGTCAAGGCAGTGTCAAAGCCCCTTTGA